The Corynebacterium simulans genome contains a region encoding:
- the cysK gene encoding cysteine synthase A, with amino-acid sequence MAVYNNILETIGNTPLVRLNRLTEGLGAEVLVKVESFNPANSVKDRIGKAIIDAAVEAGELKPGGTIVEATSGNTGIALAFAGATLGYKVILTMPETMSNERKVLLRAYGAEIVLTPGAAGMKGAVDKANEIIANNDNAILASQFANKANPKIHEATTGPEIWNDAEGKVDAFVAGVGTGGTVTGVGRYLKSKNADLHLVAVEPADSPVLSEGHAGPHKIQGIGANFVPEVLDRELLDEVMTATNEEAIETSRKLATEEGLLVGISAGANISAALKLAARPEFEGKTIVAVLPDFGERYVSTVLFEDIREA; translated from the coding sequence GTGGCTGTCTACAACAACATTCTGGAAACCATCGGCAATACCCCACTGGTTCGCCTGAACCGCCTGACGGAGGGCCTCGGCGCAGAGGTGCTGGTGAAGGTCGAATCCTTCAACCCTGCTAACTCCGTTAAGGACCGCATTGGCAAGGCTATTATCGACGCCGCGGTAGAAGCCGGCGAGCTCAAGCCGGGCGGCACCATCGTCGAGGCCACCTCCGGCAACACCGGCATCGCGCTCGCCTTCGCTGGCGCCACCCTTGGCTACAAGGTCATCCTCACCATGCCGGAGACCATGTCCAACGAGCGCAAGGTGCTGCTGCGTGCTTATGGCGCAGAGATCGTCCTGACCCCAGGTGCAGCCGGCATGAAGGGCGCCGTCGACAAGGCGAATGAGATCATCGCCAACAACGACAACGCCATCCTGGCTTCCCAGTTCGCCAACAAGGCAAACCCGAAGATCCACGAGGCAACCACCGGCCCAGAGATCTGGAACGACGCCGAAGGCAAGGTTGATGCTTTCGTCGCCGGCGTCGGCACCGGCGGCACCGTCACCGGTGTTGGTCGCTACCTGAAGTCCAAGAATGCCGACCTCCACCTAGTTGCCGTCGAGCCGGCTGACTCCCCTGTTTTGTCTGAAGGCCACGCTGGCCCGCACAAGATTCAGGGCATCGGCGCAAACTTCGTCCCAGAGGTACTAGACCGCGAGCTGCTCGACGAGGTCATGACCGCCACCAACGAAGAGGCAATTGAGACCTCCCGCAAGCTAGCTACCGAGGAAGGCCTACTGGTGGGCATTTCCGCCGGCGCAAACATCTCCGCAGCACTCAAGCTGGCTGCTCGCCCAGAGTTCGAGGGCAAGACCATCGTTGCGGTTCTGCCGGACTTTGGTGAGCGTTATGTCTCCACCGTCCTGTTTGAGGACATCCGCGAGGCATAA
- the murA gene encoding UDP-N-acetylglucosamine 1-carboxyvinyltransferase — translation MKDQFIVSGGARLEGTVVVDGAKNSVLKLMAASLLAEGTTTLTNCPQILDVPLMRKVLEGLGCEVTIDGDVVTITVPEKLHSNADFDAVRQFRASVCVLGPLTSRCGHAKIALPGGDAIGSRPLDMHQSGLEKMGARTHIEHGAVVAVADELHGANIRLDFPSVGATENILTAAVLADGETVLRNAAREPEIVDLCMMLKEMGADIEGEGTSTITIRGVEKLHPTEHKVIGDRIVAGTWAYAAAMTQGDITVGGIAPRHLHLPLEKLKSAGAEIEDYDNGFRVRMNGRPTAVDYQTLPFPGFPTDLQPMAIGLSAVAEGTTVITENVFESRFRFVDEMLRLGADAQVDGHHVVIRGQQRLSSTHVWSSDIRAGAGLVLSALCADEITTVHDVFHIDRGYPHFVENLSRLGADIKRTQEPKAY, via the coding sequence GTGAAAGACCAATTTATTGTCTCTGGTGGTGCACGGCTCGAAGGCACGGTTGTAGTTGATGGCGCGAAAAACAGCGTCCTGAAGCTCATGGCCGCCTCGCTTTTGGCGGAAGGCACCACGACGTTGACCAACTGTCCGCAGATTCTCGACGTCCCGTTGATGCGCAAGGTTCTAGAAGGCCTAGGCTGCGAAGTAACTATCGACGGCGACGTCGTTACGATTACCGTCCCCGAAAAGCTCCACTCGAACGCGGACTTCGATGCTGTACGTCAGTTCCGCGCTTCTGTTTGCGTGCTGGGACCCCTGACCTCTCGCTGCGGTCATGCGAAGATTGCCCTCCCCGGTGGCGATGCCATCGGTTCGCGCCCGCTGGATATGCACCAATCGGGTCTGGAGAAGATGGGTGCACGTACCCATATTGAGCATGGCGCGGTAGTAGCTGTGGCCGATGAGCTCCACGGCGCCAACATTCGCTTGGACTTCCCATCCGTCGGTGCAACCGAGAACATTCTTACCGCCGCTGTTCTCGCAGACGGTGAGACCGTCTTGCGTAATGCAGCCCGAGAGCCAGAGATCGTTGATCTGTGCATGATGCTCAAGGAGATGGGCGCAGATATCGAGGGCGAAGGCACCTCCACCATCACGATCCGCGGCGTGGAAAAGCTGCATCCCACCGAACACAAGGTGATTGGTGACCGCATTGTTGCCGGTACCTGGGCCTATGCTGCAGCGATGACGCAGGGGGATATCACCGTCGGCGGTATCGCGCCGCGTCACCTGCACCTTCCATTGGAGAAGTTGAAGTCCGCCGGCGCGGAAATCGAGGACTACGACAACGGTTTCCGCGTTCGCATGAACGGCCGACCAACTGCGGTGGATTACCAAACGCTTCCATTCCCGGGTTTCCCAACTGACTTGCAGCCAATGGCGATTGGCCTATCTGCCGTAGCCGAAGGCACCACCGTCATCACCGAGAACGTCTTCGAGTCGAGATTCCGCTTCGTTGATGAGATGCTCCGTCTCGGCGCCGATGCGCAGGTGGATGGCCACCACGTTGTCATTCGTGGTCAGCAGCGACTTTCTTCCACCCATGTTTGGAGCTCCGATATTCGTGCCGGCGCCGGGTTGGTGCTCTCCGCACTGTGCGCAGATGAAATAACGACCGTTCACGACGTCTTCCACATCGATCGTGGCTACCCGCACTTCGTTGAGAATCTCTCGCGTTTGGGCGCTGACATCAAGCGCACACAGGAGCCGAAGGCCTACTAA
- the ramA gene encoding acetate metabolism transcriptional regulator RamA yields the protein MEPHRLKDDDEAVRAALSSLKTATGIPVTMYGTLLPDNRLQITQWVGLRTPALQNLISDAGVGVGGRVVSTRRAVGVSDYARATTISHENDRYIQDEGLHSIVAVPVTVQREIRGVLYVGVHSPVRLGDKVIEEVTMTARCLEQDLAVNSAMRRADGGKGGAARGHVMNGAEWEQVRSTHSKLRMLANRVDDEDLRKELEALCDQMVSPVRVKQSTKLSARELDVLSCVALGHTNVEAAEEMGIGAETVKSYLRSVMRKLGAHTRYEAVNAARRIGALP from the coding sequence ATGGAGCCGCATCGCCTCAAAGATGACGACGAAGCCGTACGCGCCGCACTGTCTTCCCTGAAGACCGCAACCGGCATTCCCGTCACGATGTACGGAACCCTGCTTCCCGATAATCGTCTGCAGATCACCCAGTGGGTCGGCCTGCGCACGCCGGCTTTGCAAAACCTGATCAGTGACGCCGGAGTCGGAGTGGGCGGCCGTGTTGTCAGCACGCGCCGTGCAGTAGGTGTTTCGGACTACGCTCGTGCGACCACCATTTCGCATGAAAATGACCGCTACATCCAGGACGAAGGGCTGCATTCCATCGTGGCTGTTCCGGTCACGGTGCAGCGTGAGATCCGCGGTGTCCTCTATGTCGGCGTGCACTCTCCGGTACGCCTGGGAGACAAGGTTATTGAGGAAGTAACCATGACCGCCCGTTGTCTGGAGCAGGATTTGGCGGTTAATTCCGCGATGCGCCGCGCCGATGGCGGTAAGGGCGGCGCTGCCCGCGGCCACGTCATGAATGGCGCGGAGTGGGAGCAGGTGCGCTCCACGCACTCCAAGCTGCGAATGTTGGCTAACCGCGTAGACGACGAGGATCTGCGCAAGGAACTTGAGGCTTTGTGCGATCAGATGGTTTCTCCGGTCCGCGTTAAGCAGTCTACGAAGCTTTCCGCCCGTGAGCTTGATGTCCTGTCTTGCGTGGCGCTTGGCCACACCAACGTCGAGGCGGCTGAGGAAATGGGCATCGGTGCAGAGACCGTGAAGTCCTATTTGCGCTCTGTGATGCGCAAACTCGGTGCGCATACCCGTTACGAAGCGGTCAATGCCGCTCGCCGTATCGGCGCATTGCCCTGA